The following coding sequences are from one Kogia breviceps isolate mKogBre1 chromosome X, mKogBre1 haplotype 1, whole genome shotgun sequence window:
- the LOC131748019 gene encoding olfactory receptor 5J3-like translates to MGKRYRSLRENIQAPIWSAGTLLRSSLSINDLAFKLLSHNLHFSKGCSRDEQNGSFYPVRCNAPKIIKFGGSVLQYFPKMAINVTLMEQQPKAGSHHFGGAEGQQALAYRLLEDNLFFSSRVSLVAHKNMEASVVKAKTCSGPMGAGNASELSEFFLVGFTNELQLQPILLALFFLIYAVTVVGNLGLLVLIVVSSRLHTPMYFFFSNLSFIDFCYSSITVPKMLMGFFSGCQTISFSGCVVQTSCCVIFAVTEFFLLATMAYDHYVAICSPLLYHIIKVLQVLLFVSGGFNVSVSLTVVLVSYTCVFMAIIRIPSAQGKHKTFSTCAFHLTDVSLYYGTTVFIYLCPTSEYLLGRERLVSVFYTVVIPMLNPMIYSLRNKDTKETFGNVLKKTSQFFPLPIPRFP, encoded by the exons ATGGGAAAGAGATACAGGTCTCTACGTGAAAACATTCAGGCTCCAATTTGGTCTGCTGGCACATTACTTCGTTCGTCCCTGAGCATTAATGACTTAGCCTTTAAGTTGTTATCCCATAACCTCCATTTCAGCAAAGGCTGCAGTCGTGATGAACAAAATGGCTCATTTTACCCTGTGCGGTGTAATGCCCCCAAGATAATTAAATTTGGGGGCAGCGTTCTTCAATAC TTCCCAAAGATGGCCATAAACGTGACTTTAATGGAACAACAGCCAAAAGCAGGCAGCCACCACTTTGGAGGGGCAGAAGGGCAACAAGCATTAGCGTACAGGTTGCTGGAGGataatctatttttctcttccagggTCTCCCTTGTAGCCCACAAGAACATGGAGGCCAGTGTTGTGAAAGCCAAG ACCTGCAGTGGCCCAATGGGAGCAGGCAATGCCAGTGAGTTGAGCGAATTCTTCCTTGTGGGCTTCACCAATGAGCTTCAGCTTCAGCCCATCCTCCTCGCCCTCTTCTTCCTCATCTATGCAGTCACAGTAGTTGGAAACCTGGGCCTCCTTGTTCTCATTGTGGTGAGCTCCCGACTCCACACTCCCATGTATTTCTTCTTCAGCAACCTGTccttcattgatttctgttattCTTCCATCACCGTCCCCAAAATGCTGATGGGGTTTTTCTCTGGTTGCCAAACCATCTCCTTCTCTGGTTGTGTGGTCCAGACAAGCTGCTGTGTGATCTTTGCTGTCACTGAGTTCTTCCTCTTGGCCACCATGGCCTATGACCACTATGTGGCCATCTGCAGCCCTCTGCTCTACCATATCATCAAG GTCCTTCAGGTTCTCCTGTTTGTTTCTGGTGGTTTTAATGTGTCTGTGTCCCTGACAGTAGTCCTGGTCTCCTACACATGTGTCTTCATGGCTATTATCAGAATCCCCTCAGCCCAGGGCAAACACAAGACATTCTCCACTTGTGCATTCCACCTGACTGATGTCAGTTTGTACTATGGAACCACGGTATTCATTTACTTGTGCCCAACCTCTGAGTACTTACTAGGCAGGGAAAGGCTGGTCTCTGTATTTTACACAGTGGTCATCCCCATGCTCAACCCCATGATCTACAGTCTGAGGAACAAAGATACGAAGGAAACATTTGGGAATGTTCTTAAGAAGACCTCAcaattcttccccctccccatacccagATTTCCATGA